A stretch of the Macaca mulatta isolate MMU2019108-1 chromosome 14, T2T-MMU8v2.0, whole genome shotgun sequence genome encodes the following:
- the LOC721271 gene encoding LOW QUALITY PROTEIN: uncharacterized protein LOC721271 (The sequence of the model RefSeq protein was modified relative to this genomic sequence to represent the inferred CDS: substituted 2 bases at 2 genomic stop codons), producing MGNSRLLLGSLRSCTGSTRGHSSWTGSSRVCSSWTGSRMTHSLRSSRACNSWTGSSRAYSNYTGNSHKNHSLPXSHHXSHSHSLPWSPYKSHSLPWSPHRSHSWSRNRLAHSSTQACSSRRAHSSWSHSPHSRSHSPHSRSHSPHSRNHSPHSRSHSPHSRNHSPHSRSHSLQSSHSSPWFWWIEGGAGRGTGCGSSCCQSSC from the exons ATGGGGAATTCCAGGCTCTTGCTTGGC AGCCTCAGATCTTGCACTGGCAGCACACGGGGACACAGCAGCTGGACTGGGAGCAGCAGGGTTTGCAGCAGCTGGACTGGCAGCAGGATGACCCACAGCCTGAGGAGCAGCAGGGCTTGCAACAGCTGGACTGGCAGCAGCAGGGCTTACAGCAACTACACTGGGAACAGCCACAAGAACCACAGCCTCCCTTAGAGCCACCACTagagccacagccacagcctcccTTGGAGCCCCTACAAGAGCCACAGCCTCCCTTGGAGCCCCCACaggagccacagctggagcaggaaCAGGCTGGCACACAGCAGCACACAGGCTTGCAGCAGCAGACGGGCACACAGCAGCTggagccacagcccccacagccggagccacagcccccacagccggagccacagcccccacagccggaaccacagcccccacagccggagccacagcccccacagccggaaccacagcccccacagccggagccacagcctccagagcagccACAGCAGCCCATGGTTCTGGTGGATTGAGGGTGGAGCAGGTAGAGGAACAG GTTGTGGGTCATCCTGCTGCCAGTCCAGCTGCTGA